The Novibacillus thermophilus genome segment GGCGGGCCCGAAGGGCTACGCCGTTGCCCTTGCCGTGGAGATGATGGCCGGCATTTTAACCGGAGCTGCTTTCGGACCACACGTCGGCTGGATTTACGATGACGAGACAGAGCCCGCGAATGTGGGACACTTTTTCATCTTGGTAGATATACAGAAATTTATGGACATGAAACAGTACGAACAGCGAGTGGAGAAGATGAAGGAAGAGGTTAAAGGCGTTCCGCTGGCAGAGGGATTCGATGAAATCCTGATTCCGGGCGAACGCAAACGGCGCAGCGAAACTGTGCGGCGCCGCGAAGGCATTCCGCTTTCTGAAGAAGTGTGGAAGGAACTGAATAAATTATTAAAGGGTAAATGATCTAGCTAGTGTTATGTAATTAATTATTAGTATAATGTTTGTAAGCGATTACTATTATAAAAAGGAGGGAATAACGTTGAAAAAAACAGTAAATTGGTTTCTATTTTTATTAATAGCAGGTATTGTTACGGTGTTCGTCGCGTGCGGCAGTGAAACTTCAGAAGGAGAACGCAATGCGGGTGACGACTACCCGTCGAAGCCAATTACGTACATGATTCCGTTTGACGCAGGTGGGCAATCGGATTTAGAGGCGAGGAGACAACAGCCGTTCTTGAAAGAAGAACTTGGGCAATCGATCAACATTACGTATAAACCGGGGGGAGGCGGTTCCGTCGGATGGGCGGAACTCGTGCAGCAAGAGCCAGACGGACACTACATGGCCGGGATTAACATCCCCCACATCATCTTACAACCCCTTTCCCAAGAAGATACTGGTTACGAAACGGAACAGATTGAGCCAGTGGCCGTATTTCAAGCGACCCCCATCGGCCTCGCCGTGATGAAAGACAGTGATATTGAGACGATGGAAGACTTTGTGGCGGCCGCGAAAGAAAATCCGGGTCAAATAACGGTCGCCGGTACGGGAACGTACTCTGGACATCACTTGGCGTTTCAACAGCTGCAAAATCTGGCAGACATCGATATCCAATATGTGTCCTTTACCGGCGCTGCGTCCCAAGTCCAGGGTTTTCTCGGTGGCAACACGACAGCCATCCTCGCCAACTCCAACGATTTGGTCAGTTACAAGGATGAACTGACGATTTTAGCCATCGGGTCTGAGGAGCGATTCGAACCGTTGCCCGACGTACCGACATTTAAAGAATTGGGATACGACATGACAGCGAGCATCGACCGGGGGGTGGCAGTGCCGCCGGGGACACCAGCAGACATTGTTCAAAAGCTGGAAGACGCGTTTTTAAAGATTGCGAATGACTCGACCGTGCAGCAGCAGATGACGGAAGAAGGGTTTGAACCGAAGGCGTTGGGGGCAGAGGAAACGAAAGCCTATATCGAGGAAAAGACAGCAGAATACAAGCCGCTGTTAGAGGAACTGCAATCTTCTGAAAACTAGATGTGAAGGCAGGTGAAAGAGATGTTAGACGTTCTGCCGGAAATCGTTATTTCCCTCACACAACCGACTAACATTCTGTTGATGATCGCCGGTGTTGCCGGTGGGATCGTCATCGGCGCACTGCCCGGTTTAACGGCCACCATGGCCTTAGCTCTGATGTTGCCCTTTACGTTTACGATGGAAGCAGACGCCGCACTGATCACGCTGGGCGGCATTTACATCGGCGCCATATATGGTGGGTGTATTGCAGCGATTTTGATCAATACTCCCGGGACTCCGTCATCGATTGCCACGACGTTTGACGGATACCCCTTGACGTTGAAGGGTAAGGCGGAACACGCTCTCGTCACGGCTGCCTTCAGTTCCAGTTTGGGGGGAGTGCTAGGTGGCCTTGCCCTTCTTTTCATTACACCTCTGTTAGCGAGTCTCGCTCTAAAGTTCGGCCCGCCGGAATACTTTTGGGTTTCCGTTTTCGGATTAACGATTATTGCCACACTGTCGTCTGGTTCACTGTTAAAGGGATTGCTCGGCGGAACGTTAGGATTGTTGCTCAGTACGATCGGCATCGCGCCCATCGGCGGAGAATCCCGTTTCACCTTCGGCTTTCCGCCGCTACAGGCGGGTATTGATCTCATTGTCGTCTTAATCGGTCTGTTTTGTATCCCAGAAGTCATCGGCATGATCGAACAAAAAGGAGGAGCGAGGGACAGAGCATCTTACACGCCGAAAAAAGGGGTGGCCTTCGCTGTCATAAAAGAATTGATTCGCAAACCGATCTTGTACTTGCGATCGTCCGTCATCGGCATCGCCGTCGGGATCATTCCCGGCGCGGGCGGCAATATTGCAAGCTTGCTCTCGTACGACATGGCCGTCCGCTTTTCCAAAGACAAACAGTCATTCGGAAAAGGAAACATCGAAGGTGTCGCTGCTTCAGAATCGGGGAACAACGCGGAAGTCGGAGGTTCTCTCGTCCCCCTGCTTTCCCTCGGGATCCCCGGCGCGGCCCCGGCAGCAGTGCTGTTGGGGGCGCTCATGATGCAAGGCATACGGCCCGGGCCTGACTTGTTCACGACGTCGCCGGGACTGGTGTACACGTTTTGCTGGGCGTTTATCGTTGCGAACATCGTGATGTTCGTCCTCGGTTTTTACGGTTCTCGATACGTCGCTCAGGTCATTAACATGGCAACTTTTTACTTAGCTCCTCTGATCGTCTTTCTGACGGCTATCGGCTCTTACGCCATTCGCAACAACATGCTCGACGTGGCGATGATGATCGGATTCGGTATTTTAGGCTATATCTTAAAGAAAGCCGGTTTTGAACCGGGGCCGATTGTGTTGGGTCTCATACTTGGTCCCATTGCCGAGACAGGACTTTCTCAATCGATGCTGATGGGGCAGGCACAAGGTAGCATCTGGTCGCTTTTCTTCAGCCGCCCCATTTCCGTCACGCTCATACTGTTGTGTCTCTTTTCCCTCATGTGGCCTCTTTTGTCTAGAACGTTGTTGGGCAAATCTTTGGAACACAAGAGGTCAGAAAGGAGCGGGAATCAGCCGTGAAAAGAATCAATCACGATACTTACGCCGCTGTCGCATTTTTGGCCATCGCGTGTTTTGCGCTGTGGGAGACGCGGGGTTTGAACGACATGAGTGCCATGTTTCCGAGGACGATTGGGTTCATCTTGTCAGGTTTGAGTGCAATCTATCTCGCGGCGAGTGTGTTCAACCCCGAGAGGGACAAGTTATTCGCATCGGTAGACAAACGGCGTGCCGTTTCCATGGGGTTGGGAATGATCGCTTACGTGGTGTTCATGTGGTTCGCTGGATTTTTGTTAGCCAGCTTGTGTTTTATCGCTTTTTTTGTATGGTTATTGCAAGGTAAAACGGAGAGGCGGTTACGACGAGTGATGCGAGCAAGCTTCTTTTCACTGTTAGTCGGGGGAGGGTTTTACCTCCTGTTTCGCTTCGTCTTTTTGGTGCCCCTGCCGGAAGGGGTGTTGTTCGGAGGGTAATCACCATGCCGCGGCAATAGAATATGATCCTGAATTATTCATATAGCTGAACTTAAAATATCAAAAAGCGCGTCATACCAGGCCATTAAAAGCATTCCACCTTTTCACCCAATGGGTGAAAAATAGAAATGGAGCCCAACCTTTGGTATTGTAAAAGTGACCAAAACCAATACAAACCAAGGAGGCTCCCTTATGCATAGTGTAAACGAGCAGACCATGCATTTCAACAAAAGTGTGAAAGTCAATTTTGAAGGTGGAAACCTGACCTCAGATGCCGGTTGGTTACTGTATAAAGAATTTGATGAAAAAATCGGGCTCAGTCAAGCGATCACGGATCACCTCAATGTGAATGATCCAAACCGTCATCACATCCATTTTAACGATGACGTCATCATCCAAAAGATCTATCAGCACATTGCCGGGTATCATGCGGATGATCATGCCGATGAATTACGTCATGAACCTGTGTTGACCACCATTTTGGGTAAAGAAGTCCTGGCTTCTCAACCGACCATTTCCCGGCTAAATCAGAAATTGGATAAGGAAACGATGAAGCAGTTGCAATCGGTCAATTCACTGATGCAAAAACGAGTCGATATCATCCAACCCAAGGAAAACATCATGATGGATCTGGACTCGACCAACTTGGCCACCTATGGTGAACAGCATGGATCCGCCTTTAACACGCATTATCAAGCCCAGGGTTACCATCCCCTGATGATGTTTGATGGACTGACTGGAGATTGTCTCAAAGCAGAACTGCGCGCTGGTCATGTGTACACATCCCGGCAAGTCGTCCGCTTTGTCGGCCCTGAAATCAAGCGATATCGGAAGCAAAGTCCATGGGCAACGCTATGCATACGCGGGGACAGCGGTTTTGCCATCCCGGCTCTCTATCAATTGGCGGAAACACATGATGTCCACTATGTGATCCGCTTAAAAGCAAACAACGTGTTGAAACAAAAAGCACAGCCATTTGAAGATGAACTCTGGAAACAGTTTGATCTGAACACGACAGAAGCCAAGGTGTTTTACACATCATTTGACTACCAGGCACGTGCTTGGGATAAGCCGCGTCGTGTGGTGGTCAAGATGGAGAAACCGGAAGGTGAGCTTTTCTTCACCTACACCTTCATCGTGACCAACATGGGGCTCTCACCCAAAAACATCGTCAAGCTTTATGCGAACCGTGGCACGATGGAAAACTTTATCAAAGAAGCCAAGAACGGCTTTGCTTTCGATCAGATGAGCAGTCCATCGTTTTACAGCAACGCCACAAAGCTGCAACTCATGGTGCTCGCCTATAACTTCAACAACTGGTTTCGTCGACTGTGTCTACCCAGAACGATGAACAAAAATCGTATCGACAACATCCGTTTGAAGTTGCTTAAGATCGCGGGAAAGCTGGTTCGTTCAGGCAGATATCTGACATTTAAACTGTGCAGCAGTTGTCTGTATCAAAAGGCTTATTGGCAGACTTTACGAACCATCCATCACCTCCCACGGTTTGGTTGAATGAGATGATATTAGAAAAGTCAATCTCATAGCATTCACATTGACCACAGGATCAGTGTGCCCTTTTACAGCCGATTATGAAAGCTAGCGTATGACTTCCTGCTGTTTTTCCAGTAGATTAGGTAATATATTTGAGAAAACATCTAGGGAAACCAAAAACTTACAAAAATCAGGCTTGAAACTGGTTTTTAAAACATTTGAGACGCGGTTATGAATAATTCAGGTATGATTTGTGATCCATTGTTCTGGAACAGGAATATGATTGATTTTATCCGGATTTGAGATTATAAAGATGCTCTGGATATTTTTTAAGGAGATCACTCTGATGGGATGCCCCTCTTTAACTTGCAAGATTCCTTTTTGACCGTTGACCATCACCGGAAGTGCTCCTTTTTTGGAAATTCCTTTGAGAAACAGAATATAACGGAAAAAAAGAAACAGAAAATCGATGGAAAAAATTTGTCTTGCGCAGGATTCCCTCCTGTTTTAGAGCGGCTCTTTTTGAGATAATGTAAAGAGATACAGCTGAGATGAAGACGTGAATCTTAGGCAAAGGGAGGCCACGTGTGTGAAAAAATTGATTAACCGCCCGGACCGAGTCGTCAGCGATATGCTGGCAGGAATGGCACTGTCGTACCCCGATCGACTGCGTCACCTGGAAGGGACAGGTGTCATCGTCAGGCGCGATGCCCCGGTGACGGGCAAGGTCGGTTTGGTGAGCGGCGGCGGCAGCGGACACGAGCCGGCACACGCCGGGTTTGTCGGCACAGGCATGCTGGATGCGGCTGTTGCCGGGGAAGTGTTCACTTCTCCCACGCCGGATCAGATTCTTGAAGCGATTAAAGCGGTGGACAGTGGCCAAGGCGTGCTCTGTATCGTGAAAAATTACACCGGGGACGTATTGAATTTTGAAATGGCTGCCGAAATGGCGGCGGCAGAAGGGATCGACGTGGATCACGTCGTCGTCAACGACGATGTTGCCGTGGAAGACAGCACGCATACGACCGGTCGGCGCGGCATAGCTGGGACCGTGTTCGTCCACAAAGTGGCCGGCGCCCGGGCACAAGCAGGCGGAACGCTGCACGAAGTTAAACAGGCGGCTCAAACAGTGATTCAAAATGTGCGCAGTATGGGGGTCGCTTTAACGCCCTGCACGCTTCCCGAAGCTGGAAAACCCGGCTTCACTTTGGGCGAGAATGAAATTGAGATCGGCATCGGTATTCACGGTGAACCGGGTGTGGAACGGACAAAGGTGCGAACGGCTGCCGACGTCACGACAGTGCTGGCAGACAAAGTGTTGTCGGACTTACCGTTTCAACCGGGAGACCGGGTGGCAGTTATGGTGAACGGGATGGGAGCTACACCGTTGATGGAACTGAACGTTGTCGGCAAGGAACTGCACGCCATTTTAAAGGAAAAGCGGATCGAGGTCGTGGATACGTGGATCGGCGAATTCATGACATCTCTCGATATGGCCGGTTGCTCGATTACGCTGTTAAAAATGACAGACGACACGGAAAAATGGCTGTCAGCGCCGGCAGACACGGTGGCAGTCAGGAGGTATTGAGATGGATGTCAAACAAATGGTTGCCTGGTTTCGACACTATGCTGACGTCCTGGACGATCAGAAAGCGTTATTGACCGAGTTGGATGCCGCGATCGGTGACGGTGACCACGGCGCGAACATGGCACGCGGCTGGCGGGCCGTCAAGGAAGGGCTGCACGAGTTCAGCGGCAACGTCGGGGACAGCTTCATGCTCGTCAGTAAGACGCTGATTTCAAAAGTGGGCGGAGCGTCCGGCCCGTTGTACGGGACGGCCTTCTTGCGAATGGGGATGGCCGTGAAAGGTAAAGACGCCATTGAGTTGTCGGATTGGCCCAAACTGCTTCAAGCCGCTTCTGATGGCATCGCGCAGAGGGGCAAAGTGTCCGGCGGCGAAAAAACGATGTACGACGTGTGGAAACCGTTATCCGATGGACTGATGCTGCGGGACGATTTCGAAGGTGAACAGTCTTTGGTCAGATGGTTGGCACAAACGGCCGCAGCGAAAGCAGAAGAAACGAAGGAGCTCAGAGCGACGAAGGGACGCGCTGCCTACCTGGGAGAACGAAGTGTCGGTCATCCCGATCCGGGAGCTGTTTCGACGAGTCTGCTGTTTAAAAGTTTGCAGTCGACATTGGCTCCAGACTGAAGGAACAAAGTGTTTTAAAATCAGCCGCGTCTTGTCGTTTAGAATAGTGGCAGCAGAAGAAAAGGTTCAGAAAGGGTATCGGATATGCTCGTTCACATTGTAGGACTCGACCGCACTTACGAGAATACGGTTGTCAACTTGTTGCGCCTCTACTTCGATGACGCTGACGTGACGTACGAAGGGGATAAGGACGCAGACATGACGCTGGCGTTCACAGTACGAGAATCCCATCGCGGGAGTCAAAACGTAGACGTCAAAGTGATTGGCCGCGAACAGGAAATAGGCGCCCGCGCCGAGCGGAACGTTCCAACCCGTTCATTAGACGAGCGGCGGAAGCAGATGAAAAGAACGGTGAGTCAGGCTTTGCTTAAAGCGCTTGGCTCTTTAACTGGTATTCGGCAGCCGTGGGGCATCTTGACCGGCGTGCGGCCGACCAAATTGTGGCATCAGGCAGTGCAGCGGGGATTCGACGATGCAGACATTAGGCGGCACATCGCGGCAGAAACGATGGTGGCACCGGAAAAGCTGGATTTGATGCAGACGATCGTGAAGCGGCAGCGCGAAACGATCCCCGATCTATACGAACTGAAGCAGGCCGTGAGCATTTACGTCGGAATTCCGTTTTGCCCGACAAAATGCGCCTACTGTACGTTTCCCGCTTACTCCATTCGCGGACAGCAAGGTTCTGTCGATTCGTTTTTATGTGGGTTGCACTATGAAATGCGCGAAATCGGAAACTGGCTCAAGGAAAGGGGGATCGCGATTACGACGGTTTACTTCGGCGGCGGCACGCCGACGTCGATAACGGCGGAGGAGATGGACCGCCTGTATGCGGAAATGTACCGCGCTTTCCCCCACATGGACCGTGTGCGGGAAGTTACGGTGGAAGCAGGTCGGCCGGATACGATCACGCGGGAAAAACTGAACGTGCTCAAAAAGTGGAATATCGATCGCATCAGCATCAATCCTCAATCCTACATTCAAAAGACGCTCGATGCCATCGGTCGGCACCACACAGTGGAGGAGACTGTGGAAAAGTTTCACCTCGCGAGGGACATGGGGATGCGCAATATCAATATGGACTTAATCATCGGGCTGCCCGGAGAAAACGTCGAACATTTTGAACACACGTTGCGCGAGACGGAAAAACTGATGCCGGAATCCCTCACGGTTCACACCCTTTCGTTCAAGCGGGCTTCTGAAATGACGCGGAACAAGTGGAAGTACCAGGTGGCAGACCGGGAAGAAGTCGTCGACATGATGAACCGGGCGCGAGAGTGGACGGCAGAGAAGGGCTACACCCCGTACTATCTGTATCGCCAAAAAAACATTTTGGGTAATCTGGAGAACATCGGTTACGCTTTTCCCGGTAAGGAGAGCCTGTACAACATCATCATCATGGAAGAACAGCAGACGATCATCGGCCTTGGTTGCGGCGCATCCAGCAAACTGGTGCACCCTGAGACAGGAAAGATCTCGCGCTATGCTAATCCGAAATCGCCGCGTGTGTACAATGAAAACTTTCAAAAATATACCGCGGACAAACTCGCGTTGCTTGAACAATTGTTTGCCGTGTGACGGCTTGATCAGGAGGTTGACGATGACGACAACGTCAGATGCGGCCATCGTTCTCGTGTCGCACAGTTCAAAACTTGCATCGGGATTGCAAGAACTCATTCAGTCTATGGCCCGGGACGTGACGGTACGGACGGCAGCCGGAGACGGAGAAGGGGGCCTCGGCACTCAGTCAGACGCCATCACGGAAGCGATTCGGACAGCCGGCGCCCGGCGTGTGCTGCTCTTTTTCGACTTGGGGAGTGCCATGATGAACGCAGAACTGGCTGTGGAGGTCATGAGGATGGAGGACAGGAGTGTAGACGTCATCCTGGTCGACGCTCCCCTTGTGGAAGGCGCGTTCGCTGCAGCGATGGCTTTGCAGACAGGGAAGGACATTGAGGATGCCGTACAGGCCGCCGAAAGAACGCGGACAGAGGGGAAGAAGCGGTAGACGTCGGCGCGTTGAACGTTGTGGGAAGAGTCTTGTTCGTGATAAGATGAAAGAAAAGGCTTTCGAAGAGATGCCAGGTGGGATAAAAAAAGAGCTGTCCCACTTCTGTCGTTTGAAAAGATAGTTCAACGCGTTGTGGATATCTTCTCAAATGAGAGGTTTAATTGCTACCGTTAGCACCGACTAGGTACTGCGTTGAAGTATGATCGATTGCATTCGCATCTTTCGAATGGAGACGGTCGAAAGTTTGGCCACGTCCGAGGTGGTGTGATGACGATTCGCGCGATGATTGCAGAAGACGAGCGTTTAGTGCGGGAGGAATTAGCCTATTTATTGCAACTGGAAGACGATGTCGTCTTGTGCCCGAGTGCGGAAACGAGTGAACAGTTGCTCGCTCTAGAGCAACAGTACAAACCGGATGTCATCTTCCTCGATATCCAGATGCCTGGGCTGTCAGGTGTGGAAGTAGCTAAACAGATGAAGGGGGCGAGCAGCGGGTCCCCGACTTCTCCGCTGTTTGTCTTTACGACCGCTTATGACGATTACGCTGTCGAGGCGTTTGAACTGGAGGCAGTGGACTACCTGTTGAAACCGTACGATGAAAAGCGGTTTAAAATTGCGATGGAACGGGTGCGCCGACGGTTATCACAGCCGTCAGCGGGTGAAAGAGGTGGACGTGACACGCCAGTTTCAGTGCAAACGCAGCTTGGGACGGCCAAAATTATGATCCATGACGGTGAACGGTCGGTGATCCTCTCCCCGGAGTCCATCTGTTATGCGGTAAGAGTGCGGCGCGTACTGGAAATTCACACGGAAGAACAAGTGCTGCGGACCAAAATGACGCTGCAAGAGCTGGAAAGGAAGTTGCGAGGCTTCCCTTTCTTTCGCTCGCACAGGGGGTATTTGGTTAATTTGGACTACGTTCATGAGATTACACCGTGGTTTAATGGAACGTACAACTTGATTTTACGGGACGGACATGCAAGTAAAGTGCCGGTCAGCCGGGCCGCGGCGAAGCGTTTGTTTCGCCTGTTAGAGAATCACTGACGCGTGCCGTTCTCTTAAACAGCCATTAAAAGATACGGAGTGAGTAGTTTGTCTGGTCGACCGCCTTACGAATTGCGTTACGATCCGAGATTAAAAATTGAGCGGCCGTCCCTTAACGTCGATTACGAAGCCCTGTCCAAAACAGAGCGGGAGGAATTCGAAGTGATCTGCCAGAAAGTGTGCTCGCGCATTTCATTGCAAATTCGATCGTTTGAGAAAGCGTATTTGGAGCGCTTCGAGGCACTGGAACGGACCGAAGACGACGAGGCCTTTTACGTGCTGTTAGACGAGATGAATGAAATCTCGAGCTGCATCAGTGACTTGAATGTGCTCTTTTTACATATTGAAGGAAGGTTTTTGGCGAGTCGTGAGCACGCGTGACATTCGTTCAAAGTACCACTGTTGCGCCTCCTGCCGCCACTTTGCTTCTGGACGCGAAGACGGCCGCGTGTACAACCGCTGTGAGCGCCTCGGTTACCGCACTCACCCCAAGTATCAGTTTAACTGCTGGGATCCGAAGGATCGCGTAAAGAAGCGCATGATGGAGGAACGGTGAGGGCTTTATGTGGCTAACCATGACGAGACGAAGATGGAGGGAACGAGATGAAGGTATTAGTGTTGGGCGGCACGCGCTTTTTTGGTAAGCGATTGGTGACACGTGCGGTGGAATCCGGTTGGGATGTCGTCGTCGCGACGAGGGGGCATTCTTTCGCTCAACTGCCGCAAGGAGTCCATCACGTCCTGGTTGACCGGCATGACATTCAGTCGATGGGGCAGGCGTTTCGCGATCAAACATTTGACGTCGTGTTCGATCAGG includes the following:
- a CDS encoding tripartite tricarboxylate transporter substrate binding protein; translated protein: MKKTVNWFLFLLIAGIVTVFVACGSETSEGERNAGDDYPSKPITYMIPFDAGGQSDLEARRQQPFLKEELGQSINITYKPGGGGSVGWAELVQQEPDGHYMAGINIPHIILQPLSQEDTGYETEQIEPVAVFQATPIGLAVMKDSDIETMEDFVAAAKENPGQITVAGTGTYSGHHLAFQQLQNLADIDIQYVSFTGAASQVQGFLGGNTTAILANSNDLVSYKDELTILAIGSEERFEPLPDVPTFKELGYDMTASIDRGVAVPPGTPADIVQKLEDAFLKIANDSTVQQQMTEEGFEPKALGAEETKAYIEEKTAEYKPLLEELQSSEN
- a CDS encoding tripartite tricarboxylate transporter TctB family protein; this encodes MKRINHDTYAAVAFLAIACFALWETRGLNDMSAMFPRTIGFILSGLSAIYLAASVFNPERDKLFASVDKRRAVSMGLGMIAYVVFMWFAGFLLASLCFIAFFVWLLQGKTERRLRRVMRASFFSLLVGGGFYLLFRFVFLVPLPEGVLFGG
- a CDS encoding coproporphyrinogen III oxidase; this translates as MLVHIVGLDRTYENTVVNLLRLYFDDADVTYEGDKDADMTLAFTVRESHRGSQNVDVKVIGREQEIGARAERNVPTRSLDERRKQMKRTVSQALLKALGSLTGIRQPWGILTGVRPTKLWHQAVQRGFDDADIRRHIAAETMVAPEKLDLMQTIVKRQRETIPDLYELKQAVSIYVGIPFCPTKCAYCTFPAYSIRGQQGSVDSFLCGLHYEMREIGNWLKERGIAITTVYFGGGTPTSITAEEMDRLYAEMYRAFPHMDRVREVTVEAGRPDTITREKLNVLKKWNIDRISINPQSYIQKTLDAIGRHHTVEETVEKFHLARDMGMRNINMDLIIGLPGENVEHFEHTLRETEKLMPESLTVHTLSFKRASEMTRNKWKYQVADREEVVDMMNRAREWTAEKGYTPYYLYRQKNILGNLENIGYAFPGKESLYNIIIMEEQQTIIGLGCGASSKLVHPETGKISRYANPKSPRVYNENFQKYTADKLALLEQLFAV
- a CDS encoding tripartite tricarboxylate transporter permease, translated to MLDVLPEIVISLTQPTNILLMIAGVAGGIVIGALPGLTATMALALMLPFTFTMEADAALITLGGIYIGAIYGGCIAAILINTPGTPSSIATTFDGYPLTLKGKAEHALVTAAFSSSLGGVLGGLALLFITPLLASLALKFGPPEYFWVSVFGLTIIATLSSGSLLKGLLGGTLGLLLSTIGIAPIGGESRFTFGFPPLQAGIDLIVVLIGLFCIPEVIGMIEQKGGARDRASYTPKKGVAFAVIKELIRKPILYLRSSVIGIAVGIIPGAGGNIASLLSYDMAVRFSKDKQSFGKGNIEGVAASESGNNAEVGGSLVPLLSLGIPGAAPAAVLLGALMMQGIRPGPDLFTTSPGLVYTFCWAFIVANIVMFVLGFYGSRYVAQVINMATFYLAPLIVFLTAIGSYAIRNNMLDVAMMIGFGILGYILKKAGFEPGPIVLGLILGPIAETGLSQSMLMGQAQGSIWSLFFSRPISVTLILLCLFSLMWPLLSRTLLGKSLEHKRSERSGNQP
- the dhaL gene encoding dihydroxyacetone kinase subunit DhaL, encoding MDVKQMVAWFRHYADVLDDQKALLTELDAAIGDGDHGANMARGWRAVKEGLHEFSGNVGDSFMLVSKTLISKVGGASGPLYGTAFLRMGMAVKGKDAIELSDWPKLLQAASDGIAQRGKVSGGEKTMYDVWKPLSDGLMLRDDFEGEQSLVRWLAQTAAAKAEETKELRATKGRAAYLGERSVGHPDPGAVSTSLLFKSLQSTLAPD
- the dhaK gene encoding dihydroxyacetone kinase subunit DhaK, giving the protein MKKLINRPDRVVSDMLAGMALSYPDRLRHLEGTGVIVRRDAPVTGKVGLVSGGGSGHEPAHAGFVGTGMLDAAVAGEVFTSPTPDQILEAIKAVDSGQGVLCIVKNYTGDVLNFEMAAEMAAAEGIDVDHVVVNDDVAVEDSTHTTGRRGIAGTVFVHKVAGARAQAGGTLHEVKQAAQTVIQNVRSMGVALTPCTLPEAGKPGFTLGENEIEIGIGIHGEPGVERTKVRTAADVTTVLADKVLSDLPFQPGDRVAVMVNGMGATPLMELNVVGKELHAILKEKRIEVVDTWIGEFMTSLDMAGCSITLLKMTDDTEKWLSAPADTVAVRRY
- a CDS encoding LytR/AlgR family response regulator transcription factor, whose translation is MTIRAMIAEDERLVREELAYLLQLEDDVVLCPSAETSEQLLALEQQYKPDVIFLDIQMPGLSGVEVAKQMKGASSGSPTSPLFVFTTAYDDYAVEAFELEAVDYLLKPYDEKRFKIAMERVRRRLSQPSAGERGGRDTPVSVQTQLGTAKIMIHDGERSVILSPESICYAVRVRRVLEIHTEEQVLRTKMTLQELERKLRGFPFFRSHRGYLVNLDYVHEITPWFNGTYNLILRDGHASKVPVSRAAAKRLFRLLENH
- a CDS encoding IS1380 family transposase — encoded protein: MHSVNEQTMHFNKSVKVNFEGGNLTSDAGWLLYKEFDEKIGLSQAITDHLNVNDPNRHHIHFNDDVIIQKIYQHIAGYHADDHADELRHEPVLTTILGKEVLASQPTISRLNQKLDKETMKQLQSVNSLMQKRVDIIQPKENIMMDLDSTNLATYGEQHGSAFNTHYQAQGYHPLMMFDGLTGDCLKAELRAGHVYTSRQVVRFVGPEIKRYRKQSPWATLCIRGDSGFAIPALYQLAETHDVHYVIRLKANNVLKQKAQPFEDELWKQFDLNTTEAKVFYTSFDYQARAWDKPRRVVVKMEKPEGELFFTYTFIVTNMGLSPKNIVKLYANRGTMENFIKEAKNGFAFDQMSSPSFYSNATKLQLMVLAYNFNNWFRRLCLPRTMNKNRIDNIRLKLLKIAGKLVRSGRYLTFKLCSSCLYQKAYWQTLRTIHHLPRFG
- the dhaM gene encoding dihydroxyacetone kinase phosphoryl donor subunit DhaM, whose product is MTTTSDAAIVLVSHSSKLASGLQELIQSMARDVTVRTAAGDGEGGLGTQSDAITEAIRTAGARRVLLFFDLGSAMMNAELAVEVMRMEDRSVDVILVDAPLVEGAFAAAMALQTGKDIEDAVQAAERTRTEGKKR